In Solanum lycopersicum chromosome 3, SLM_r2.1, the genomic stretch attgaatgaaaatgaaTGTGAGACTACAAAAAGGCCATTTAAGTTGCATAGACAATATTTGAACTCTTTGCATCTCGTTGTGATTAGCCAATTATCAAATTGAATTTCTTGCGATGAACATAGAACACATGTGATGGCCTGGAGTCTTATATACCTTAGTTTCCAATGCCTTGTGTGATGAGCTTACCATGAACCATGAATGATGAAACCTAGAATTTTGCCCATTAATCTGGTTGACGAAGTGATGCGaagttatgatatgatattaggCACCGATTAAAGAGTGTCAACCAATTAGACATATACCTATTTTGTGTCCTACATTGTGAGTGTGCAAACACCTTTTGAAGACTTATCTTAAAAGACCTTTTCATCATGAGTGAGATGAAACAAAACTTGATTGAACAATATAGGCAACCCTATGGGTTAAATTATGCATTGTTCTCATCTTTGTGATTGTGAGCGTTGATATTTATTCTGGAACCTTAAATTGTAAGTCATTGTGTATGAACatataattagttttttatGTTAGAACATTTGATCACTTTTGTTGAGCTTGAACACGATTTTGAAATAAGTATCGTGACTTTGAAATTCTTTTATAATTGTGTGTCACAACTTGAGTATTTTAGTGCATATTTGATCCTTACATGAGTAAGTTGAGTATTTTTGTGTACAATTATGATTGGATCTTGTGTAGCACTATTTGAAAAATCCTTTTTGAACCTTTGAACATGAGTTTTAATTAAGGacatgaaaaattttaagtaGGGGGAATTGATGAGACCACTATTTTGAAACATTTAGGGCTATATTTTAATAGgtttagtgtcctcaaatgcatattttctCTCTAAAAAAGATAGAATAATTTAAATGTCAAGTTTATATACTTGGAGGCAAAGCATGGATATAATCAAGCAAAAACGAACAAAGGCAGCCAAAAGGTTGAGAATTGAAGACATAAGAATAGCTAAAACCCATTTGGCATGCGACCTATAGGTTCCATTCTCACCTTATTCTCCAATGAGCTGAGACATGAAGAATATGATCAAACTGGCTAATAAGAAAAGTAGTCGACATGTTCGATTAGTTCTACGAAGAAGTAAGTTGTTGCCCAATTACCTAAAATGTAAAGATGATGAAGGTTAACTCAAGACATCGATAAACATATCGAAGGGCGATGTCGACTTACTGCGTCGAGTGGTCCTTCACAACATAACTTTTTGAATACTATAAATACATACTAATGGTTTTATCTTAGtaccaaatttcattattttgaacTGTAATTTGTAGATTTAGATTTTAGTTTGAGTTTTTAAGATCTCGTGGGAAACTTTTCTCTTAAACCTTTGATATTTAAAGATTGTAATACTGAAAAAATTCAAAGTGGATGTTCGAAATTCTTTATCCTAAACTCGATTGAAgtgaaaataaatcataaaagttGATGTTACATTGATTTGGTataattttcttcctttttcaatATCTAGATTAAACACCATTTCTTGGATATGATTTTTTGCATATGAGCTAAATCTATTGTTGAGTATTGCTTATTGTTTGTATATTCACTGTGTAAATGTGATTTAACCTTATAATTGTGTTTGAACTAAATAAAGTTAAAGTTGCAAATATGATTTCACCTTAGTGTTATTGGCTTTTTCGAGAGAGAGGTTCTAAAACTAATAATACTAAGTTGATAGTGGGTGGTCATTTGGTTGTCCAAGGTTAAGCTGAAGAGAGTTAATCCTAATCCCTTCCAaacatttttagttttaaaGAGTTATTGGGCTAAGTAAGAGGGTGTGCTTAATGGCGGAAACTCGGTGTTCAAGAGAAACAAAGTTTAAACATGGTAAGTTACTTGAGAGAAGATTTAAGCACACAAATTCTAGCCTagtacatatattaaaatatttacaatccATTGCAACTACCTTTCTGTGTCTTTTATCTCATATTTTTGTCACATTCCAAGAGTACTGTTTCCCCATTAATTTGTCTTATAAATGTGGTTACAAAACACCCTATTGTTTATTGACCTTTTTTTCACCCTTCTaagttactatttttatttgataatctCCAGTATATATGACTACCATGGACTATATTTGTGCTTAGCTAAATTATTCTTATTACCAGTCCCTGTTCAAACAATCGCAACCCTTAGTTGGATTATTAACGAACTAAGGTTCATCGACGCTTAATATTGGATTCTTTGATGACGCTGATTCAAGATCGAATGACTAAATCAGCCCATTTGTTGTTGATAAATACTACTTTTTCTAGAGAAGATTGTGTTATGTTATATAATTAAGAGATAGTAACACTTCATGggatttttttctccattatataagatagaggtgcacaattcgCCGCACAATTCTTGAAGCCTTTCAAGAATGTCTTTGGTTCCAAAGTAAATTTCAGTATTACTTTTAATCCTTGGGCAAATGGTCAAGCAGATTGCATAATTCATAGTTTAGAGGATTTTTCGAGGTAGTGTGTTATTGATATAAAGGGTAATTTGGAAGTCACATACCTCTCATTTAGTTTTGTTATTACAACAGTTATTGCTCTAGCATCCAGATTGCTCCATATGAGGATCTTTATGggaaaaaatttagattttctattaaatggtttgaggttggtgaagTTTGGCTGACAGAAATATAGTTGGTTCATcaagctatggagaaagtgaatGTCATTTAAAAATGTTGAAAGCAGTGCAGAGTAAACAGTAATCCTATACGAATGTTAGAAGAAAAGACTTAGAGTTTGAGGTTTATAATTGGGTGTACTTGAAGGTTAAACCAGTGTACGATGATATGAGGTTGGGTAATAAGAGAAAACTTAGTCCATTGTATATTGGTCCTTATTAGATATCCAAGAGTACGGGTAATATACGTTAGTCGTTGGAGCTACCATTTACCAACAGTCCATCCATTATTTCTCATCtcaaagttgaaaaaatatatgggCCATATGTTGCTTATTATATCGACTGAAAAACATTATAATTAGGATAGCTAATATTATGAGGAGATTCCAATTTTGATTGTAGATCCTCAGGTTCACAAGTTAAGAATCAATTACGTAGCATCAATCAAGGTCTTATAGACGAATCAATTTATTGAGCAGGCTACTTGGGAAGTTAAGGATGATATGAAGTAGAGATATCCACATCACTTTGGCTCcgtaaaaattcaaaattaaggaaCTAATCCTTTTATTGACATTTATTTTAGATGAAATGttgtgttatttttaattttcactgTTTAAGATGGGTGTTAGATGTTACCACCCTCAGTGGCTGTTTTGTGTttggatgaaaaataaaagttatggATTAAGGAAATATTGATGGGACAAAAAATATTCATCTTATTTTGGATccatctttttgataatttatccAACAATTTATCTCTTAGTGATGGGATAATATATCTCATATACATAGTTGTATAAGTTATTCCAGGATAGCTAACCCTATAATGTTCATTTTCATAGTCACCCACACACCGATAGAGTTTTACATTATCAAATTTATCCCTAGAGAttgaaaaattaagttttttatgaGTTTCTTGAAGAGTTGTTTTTCGTTCTTTAATCTTGATGTTTGGTAGAGTTCTTGAGGCGATGAATTTTTAAGGGATTGAGTAAATTGATAAATCTTGAGTGAGGTTATATGAACTAGAGAGTTTTTACCATAGAAGTTCAACGTGTATGAGTTTAATTTTACttgattgaaaaagaaaaagttgaacAAAAAATGGAACGAAAGTCCTTGTGACGGACTTGCTCCCTTGAAAAAAATTTCTCTACCCGCTTTGTGGAAACAAGATACACTCCaatggtttaaatttttttcatgacCAGATATTATAATTCATCTCCGCATCACATACTTGCTCTCCAGACCgtgttttttttaacaatttctcatgattaattatatgaatctaatttaattatcaTGACATCCTTTTTATCAAAAAAGTTAATCTTGacttcataattcataattcatTCTAGAGTTAACAGTTAAGTCTTGAGAGTTCTTCGAGGCTTTTCAATTGTTCATCCTTGTTTTGACGAACCAAGCTTAtaaaatgctggaaatttggtcATGTCTTTCAACtactttatataaatatttatacattagtTCATAGGGTAATTCATGGATTAATCAGTATGTTTTTAGGTGTAGTTTCGTAGTTACATTTAGCTAAGAATTTTCCACTCCAATCATCCATATTACACCTCATATTAACATGATTTATAAAAGTTTGTGAACGTAAAATACATCtataaaacatatcattttcgAACTTTAAGCCAACCTTAGATGTCACGGCTTAAATATTGTACACACATAATTTTACACATATTTTAGAAAGACAATTATTATTAGTCATATAATTCCGAGCATAgtttcatgaacatattcatcacaaaCATTTATTACACGCCTAATCTACCAGTAGACATACAAACCTAAGATCATTCGGAGTTagtggcagggaaatgtcaatgTTAATGTTAATATGAAGTTCAACATCAACTTCAATTTAAATGTGAATGTAAATGTTCATGTAAATGCTAGAAAcaacgtcaatgtaaacatTAACGTCAACATCATGTAAACGTCAGCgtgaatgtgaatgtcaacgtgAACATGAATGTCAATATTAACATCAATGTGAAAGTCAACATGAATgtgatttttaatattaacaTTAACATCAACGTAAATATGAATGTATTTATAGTATCAGCGAGAACATAAATGTGAACATTAACCTGAAAGTCAGCGTGAACGTCAATTTGAGCTtcaatgtcaacataaatattAACGTAAACGTGAATATCAATTTCAACATAAATATGAACATGAATGTCAACGTCAAAATAAAGGTCAGcatgaacatcaatgtcaatttcaacatcaacatcaaagtCAATATCAGCACCAACATtaacatcaatgtcaacatcaaaGTAAACATCAAATTGAAAGTGAAAGTCATTGTCAACATGAATGTGAACTGAAATTCAATGTAAATGTGAACATGAACAATAAAgtaaatgtcaacatcaacataaatgcTAATAACAGCTTAAACGTTAACGTTAACATCAGCGTCCACCTACATCAACATTTTGGTACACATTACCAACATCAATGTACACGTGAATGTAaacataaatgtaaaaataattattatcatgaacatcaacaaaaacgtgaacgtgaacatcaatgtgaacttaaacatcaatttcaacgTTATTGTCAATGTTAATATGAATGTCAACGTCAACGTAGatgtgaaaataaatttatacgtaaatgtcaacgtcaatgtcAGCGCCAACATCAGCATTAACGACAATATGAACGTCAACATGAACCTTAATGTTAAACTTAAAGTTAAAATCAATgtaaacatgaagttacatatGAATGtcaataagaaaattaatgtaAACATCAAAGTGAAAATCAGCGTGAACATTATGTCAACATAAACGTTAACATGAACGTGTAcgtcaacatcaatgtaaatgtGAACGTTAAAGTCAAAGTAAAGGTCATtgtgaacatcaatgtcaatgtcaacatcaacatcaaagtcaaaataaacatcaacgtcaacgttaacataaatgtcaacgtcaacatcaacgtgAATGTCAACTTGAACATCAACGTGAAAGTCAACGTCAACGTTAATGTAAACTTCAATGTCAATATCAATGTGGATGTCAAAgtgaatattaataacaatGTTAGAATAAACGTAAATGTAAATGTCAGAAGaaacgtcaatgtgaatgtgaacattaatgtaaatgtcaatgtgaacataAACGTGCACGTCTACTTGAATGTGAAcatgaatgtcaaagtgaacgtcaatgtaaacACCAATGTTAATGTGAACGTTTACGTGAATGTCAACATGAATGTTATcatgaacgtcaatgtgaacataAGTATCAAaatcaacgtcaatgtcaacatgaaATTTAATATTCATGTTATCGTTAGCATCAACATAAACACaaatgtcaacataaacataaacatcacTATAAACGTAATTGTGAAGGTGAACATGAACATAAATGTGAACATTAATATGAATGTCAATttaaatgtcaatgtgaacattaATGTGAATTTCAATGTCATCGTGAATGTAAACGTCATTGTGAACAGAACGTGAACATGAATGTATATATGTacatcaatgtgaacatcaacgtaAACGTCAACGTGAATGCTAAatttaacataaacataaacatcaatttaaGTGTGAACGTCAATATAAATGTAAACATTAATatgaacatcaacgtcaatgaAAACATAAATGTCAACATACATGTAAACGTTAACGAGAAACTCAATATAAACATCAGCcttaatataaacataaacgTCTGCGTGAACATGAACataaatgtgaacatcaacgtgAACGTGAAAGTCAATATGAATGTGAATGGCCACATCAACGTTAATTTGAACGTCAACATGAACATtaacatgaatgtcaatgttTAACCATTCAAGAAATTGTACTcgtctagtgaagagcctattaagttttaagaataggtattgggggtagataggcatcccaatgccaaatatttagaaaatatttggcatATTATAGAATATTCGCTTATAGGGTGAtagccaattttctatgtattaacatATACTTCTATGTTCAAATGTTCaaatccaagcttgtttagaCATTGTACCTAAAATGAAGACCGTAAGCTAaatttgttgattttatattacaCGTATTTTGTACGAGGCATCCGAATGTCAAGCCTCGTACCATAGcacataaccatttaaaatgatcatgtactATAAGCGGTGCCCAAATATATAGTGAGGATTGCTGGGAAAATATTTAATCGTTCCTAATTAACAATCAATGATAGTTATTTAAGACAGTACAAGCAACCGAAGTTAAAGCCCATGTGGAGAAACGACCAAAGAtaggaccaccctaaccgaatttcgttagggtagttaggggggaaGGTGTGCACAAGGATTCACCCATGAGGGGCCTAGATTTCTacctaactaattaactaactaacctaggaaaaacaataataaattttctagtACACAAACCAACCTAATACCTAATTAGTTATCGCTTCctcatttcttaaaattttctctctctctaattTCTCTCTAAAAAGTCTCTCAAGGAAATCTACAGAATTAGCCACTCAGCTAACTCATTCAATAGTTATTTGGTGTTTTTGATGGCAAGATTAGTAGCAGACGATAGGTTTAGGCGGTAGGATCTATCAACGGCGAGCAATCCTAATCCTTCAACAACGCAATTAAATGACGATTCATTGTCCACTTCTGCGTAGTTGAGGGAAGAGGCGATCCATACTGCTATAGTGGAGGCAAAATTAGATGAATTACGTCCAAATTACGGTCAACAAATTAGGGATAAAGACGGTGACAAATCGATGTTCGATGGTCAGGCCAATAGACAAAGCCATCGCGAAAAGAATGGATCTAAAACGCACAGTTCAAAGGATATGGAGGCGAGAAATCCTAACATCTCACCTGTTCAATCGCCATCGAAAGGGATTCTCTAGGGATATGGTACAGGGGAATCTTCCCCTGTTATAGATGAAGGTCAACAACCACAAATTGGGGAGGAGATTGGAACTCAAAAATAAGGTGGGGAGTTGATTCAATCGCAAATTAGGGTTCAACAATGGAATAATCGAGTTagtcaacaacaacaacaaatgcACCAAACTGTTGATGTGCTCGTCAAAAATAATAGAACAAATCGATTTGCCCAGCAACAACATCAAAGATATCCAACAAGTACAAAAGTTCCTCATTAAGATTCAAAAGGTAGGAATCAAGATCTAGTTTGTCAAGTTGATGATTCTACTAAAGATCGATTACACAACAATAGAACAACAAACTTATCAGGTAATATCCCTATTAATACTTCTACCTACCATGATAATAGAGGGGTGAAAGAAATCATAGAATTGAAGAGGATAATGGTAAGTATAAAGAGGCTGATTATCAATCGAATTTTCCCAAGATTCCAAATAATGCTAACAGAAATAATTCTAAACCTTTTACTGCAAAAACTAATCAGAtttcagaaaatattaataattttcctaGACAAGATCAAGTTCAATAACCTACTCCATATACATTTATTCAAATGTATGCTGATCGATTTAGATACAATCAATCGAAGAGTGGTGTGAGTATTAAATAGTCTGAACCTAAAATCACCACTAAAAAAGGTCTACCTACTGTTTTGTATGTCAAAAATGAAgtaatttcttatttatctgTTGATTGTAAGTTAACTCTTATAGGAAAATTTGTTTATACAATGCCTAGAgtatttaattaggaaaaacTTCATTCTGCAAACACAGCTTTCAGGGGGAGTGAAGATTGCTCATTATAATTCTTGTCATGTTTATATTGATTTAGATAATGAGTTGACTATAATATGGTTTGGACTAAGCAGTGTATGACTATAAAGCGGCAGACTATGAGAATAGAAGCATGGACACCTACTTTCAGACAAGAAGAAACTCACTTAGTACCTATATGGATATCTATTTAGGAATTACCTTGGCATTGCTATAATAAGGATTTCATTACTAGTTTACTTTCTCCTATTGATAGAGTATTGTATTTAGATTCTGcttctataaaaaaaactagATGAAGACAAGCTCGTGTTAAAGTTCAAGTTGGTCTCACTAAAGAGAGAAGTCATTATATTTGGATGGGCTATATTGGGGAGGATATTATAGATGGTAGGTGGTAGAAAATTGTTTACGATAGCATTCCTGACTATTGCTTTTACTGTAAACATCAAGGTCATAAAGAATGTCATTATATTATTAAGCAAAGGGATGAagatagtaaaaaaaaagaatgagctGGAAAAAAACAGatctaaaaaggaaaattcTAATAATTTTCAAGAGATTTGCAAGGTCATGATAACAGGGAAACAAATATACGGGATGATGCTGCCCAGCAACAAAGTTATAAAGGtgataagaataaaaaaaatttcaacaagaATGGAAGACTCAAAAAAGAAGGAATAATCAACAACAACCTAGACATGATACAATTAGAGCAGCAGCTCAACAAAAGCAGGAACAAATAGGTATAACTTCTATCCCTACAAAAAATACTTACATAGACCTGGATGTGCTGTAAGAGATAACAAGAGAAGAGGTCAGGGAGGAAAATGCAGATCAAATACATGATCAAAGACATCAAAATATTGTTACTAGAAACAAACAACAATGTAAAGATAAAACAACTACTCAGGGTGGTTTTAGAGATAATTAAGGGAAGGGAAAAGACAGAGTAAGGCAGCAACATGATACTACACAAACAATTATTGACTCAATGCTCCCCATTCCTACACCCCTTAATACTATTATAACTGCTGGTGTTGCTATTGGAGGTATGGATGGGGGAAAGGAGTTACCTATTAATGTGCAGACTGGGTAACCACACGGAGGGGGATATGaatgtttctagaactttggATGAATTTATTTCTGCTACTAAACAAACTGATTCTCAATTAAACTTGATACTGGTCAACAAAAGTGAATGATTTAATATTAAATCTGGAAGTAGGTTAAGTAAGCagaaaagagataatattaaaaagaagtagaagaatttaagtgaaataaaaaaaataagaatattgcTCATGATGATTATGAGGCTATTAATTATGAGGATGAGTGGGATCCTGATAATCAATCAATGTATGATTCTGAGGATCATAGGGCTGGTATTAATAATCCTCAGGGCATTGATTTAGGTCCAAAAAACCAGAATGTTTGGTCTCAAGAACTTCATAATATAACTTAAATGTATGGTCTGTCACCTAGAGGTAGGAAACAAGACAAACATGCTTCACAACATCAACCTAGTACTGCACAAACCTCTAGTGGGACCATGACTAGATCTAAATCCAAAGGTTTTAAATGTTTAAAGCCATTTGCTGGAATGCTAGGAGTATTAACACAAAAAGCTCTCTAGAAAGACTTCAAACTTTAAGGAAACTTCATCAATTCTATTTAATAGCAATCCTTGAAAGTTTTGCAAATAATAACCAGCTCATTATTGTGAGGTTGCAATTGCATATGGATCATGCAATTAGCAATTCTAATTGGAAAATTTAGGTGTTTTGGACTAATGATTTGATTGTTAATATTCTTTAAATCCATGATCAAAATATTATAGGTGAGTTTGAACTAGAAGTTATCAATGGGAAGTTCTTGATTACTTGTATTTATGCTAAATGTAAAGACCATTTGAGAAGACCCTTTAGGGATAGGTTATTACACTATTCTAATTTTGATGTCCCTTGTGACCTATTGATGACTTCAATGTTATTACTTCTATAGAGGAGAATATAGGGGGAATTCCATATAACATTAATAAGAGTTTTGAATTTATTAGTGTTATAGAATCTTGTGGATTAATTGATCTAGGGTACAGTGGGTTTCCTTTCACTTGGTGTAATCAAAGGGATGATAATGCAAGGGTGTGGAAGTGGTTTGATAGAACTATGGTTAATGATAAATGGCTTGAAAACAAGAACAAACTACTGTTGAGCATCTGTCTGCTGTAGGATCTGATCATAGTCCTCTTGTGATTAAATTAGTAAGAAAGATGATAAGCATATCAAATACTTTAAGTTCTTAAATTTTTGGGtagataataaaaattttatggaAACTTTCCAAAAAAGTTGGGAGCTTAAGGTAAATATTAATCCTTTTTGGCAATTACACCAAAATTTGCTTGAATGCTAGGAGTATTAACACCAAAAGCTCTCTAGAAAGACTTCAAACTTTAACGAAACTTCATCAATTCTATTTGATAGTAATCCTTGAACCTTTTGCAAATAATAACTAGCTCAACATTGTAAGGATGCAATTGCATATGGATCATGCAATTAGCAATTCTAATAGGATAATTTAGGAGTTTTGGACTAATGATTTGACTGTTAATATTCTTGAAATCTATGATCAACATATTATAGGGGAGTTTGAACTAGCAGTTATCAATGAGAAGTTCTTGAGTACTTGTATTTATGCTAAATGTAAAGACCATTTGAGAAGACCCTTGTGGAATAGTTTATTACACTATTCTAATTTTAATGTCCCTTGGTGTACTATTGGTGACTTCAATGGTATTACTTCGATAAAGGAGAACATAGGGGGAATTCCATATAACattaataagatttttgaatttattactgTTATAGAAGCTTGTGGATTAGCTGATCTAAGGTACAATGGGGTTCCTTTCGCTTGGGGTAATCAAAGGGATAATAATACAAGGGTGTGGAAGTGGTTTCATAGAGCTATGGTTAATGATAAATTGCTTGAAAACAAGCACAAACTACTGTTGAGCATCTATCTGCTGTAGGATCTGATCATAGTCCTCTTGTGATGGAAATTAGTAAGAAAGATGATAAGCATATCAAATACTTTACGTTCTTAAATTGTTGGGtagataattaaaattttatggaAACTGTCCAAAAAAGTTTGGATCTTAAGGTAAATGGTAATCGTTTTTGGCAATTACACCAAAAACTGAAGAAGCTGAGTTCTTCTCTTAGTGTTTGGTCAAAGAGTGAATATGGAGATGTTTTTGCTAAAGTCAAAGAATTTGAGGATCTTATTAAAAAGGCAGGGGAGAATCTTATTAATCATAAAACAGAATCTTATCGACAAAATATACAGAGGCTGAATGCTGAGTATATTAGGAATTTGAAGTTAGAACAGTCTATTTTAAAACAGAAGACTCAACTACACTTGTTTAAGGATGGTGAcactaattataaataaatccaTGTCGTAATGAGGGGAAGGAAAAGAAGAT encodes the following:
- the LOC138347559 gene encoding uncharacterized protein → MNIKFHVDIDVDFDTYVHIDVHDNIHVDIHVNVHINIGVYIDVHFDIHVHIQVDVHVYVHIDIYINVHIHIDVSSDIYIYVYSNIVINIHFDIHIDIDIEVYINVDVDFHVDVQVDIHVDVDVDIYVNVDVDVYFDFDVDVDIDIDVHNDLYFDFNVHIYIDVDVHVHVNVYVDIMFTLIFTLMFTLIFLLTFIFHIHVDNDFHFQFDVYFDVDIDVNVGADIDFDVDVEIDIDVHADLYFDVDIHVHIYVEIDIHVYVNIYVDIEAQIDVHADFQIRRVINVCDEYVHETMLGII